In Leptolyngbya sp. NIES-2104, the genomic window GACACGAGTAATGCGCGGATCATCTTTCATCTTGAACAGCACCCCATCCCGATTCTCGTTCTTGCTTTCTAGCTCTTTTTGCAGTTCAGCCGCATTCACAACCATCGTACGGAACTTCCAGACTTTGAACGGGCGGTTCTGTAAGCCGATTCGAGTCTGACGGAAAAAGATCGGTCCTGGAGAATCCAGCCGAATCAAAACTGCAATGATGGTGTAAAGCGGAAATGTTAGCAATAGAAATGCAACAGAGGCAATAAAGTCAAAACATCGCTTAACCTGAAATTCGATACCTGAAATCGTGGGAGGTGCAAAGGTCGCCGTATACAATTCCGGCATCTGCCAGATCTGCGACTCCTGAACCGGATTCGAGATTAGAACACAGATGTGCAGTGTAATTCCCGCATTCCGAAGGTCCCAATAAATCAGCATGAGTTCCCTTGCAGGCAACTGAGTACAGAGGAAGACTTCACAAACTCCTAACTGCTTTAGTCGCCGAACTGTCGAAGCGCGATACTCATCGCTCAATTGCTGCGGCTCATTCCAGCCGCTCACCGTGTAGTGATGCCTCCGTCCCAGAACAGGTACAACGCGCTTAGCTTGATCAGGTTGACAAAAGATAAAGATCGGGTGCCGAACGACTCCCACTTGGCGCACACTCTGAATCGACCAGTGCATCATAAATCGGCTGGCGATCGTCAGCACGATGCTCAATCCAGTAAACCAAGCAAACGGAAGCAGTAACCTGGCTTGTGAAGGATTCGGCAGCAGCGTTGTTAGCGCGATCGCACTATGTACCAGCAGTAATGTCGTCATCACCTTGGTCGCGTCTCGCCAGCCTTCTCCTTCTCGATACAGTCCGACCACGCTGAACACGCCGATCGTCAAAAATGCAGTCGGCAAATAGGAAATTACCCGATCCTCGATATGTAGGGACACACTGAGATCGGTGCCACTGACCTGTGCAATTTGCCACGCGGCATACATCAGCGACAGATCTAGCACCAGCAACAAACAGATCCGTATCCAGCCGACAAAACTACCTTGACGGAATTGAAAAGATACCGGGGAGCGAAGATCTCTGGCACGGGACTCTGAAACAGTCGCGGTATGCTTTAGTGATTCGGGGGGAGAAACTTGAAAAGCCATAAGTGTTTGAAACGCACAAAGATAAAACCGATCGGAGTGCCGCATCAACTAAGGTAGGCAGCAGAGTGCGAAGTGAGGCAACCCTAAGATATAGAAAAACGAGATTTCTGCAAGAATCGAAAAAGCTAGAGCGCTTTTGTCAATCCCTACGTGTGTATAATCTCGACACCTATAAACCGGAACGTTGATGGAAATACCCCAGCAAATTCTGGAGGATGTATTCGCTTCTTTAAACGTTCTGATTACGCTGAATCTTAATATGCTGAGCCTAGAAGTCGCAAAGTAGGCTTCATCGTTGCTTTACGTGACTTTACACGCAGAACTACGCAAAAAAAACAAATGTAACAGTGCAAATACGCAGAAAAATACGTGATCCCCCAGATAGATTGCGTTATGTCATCTGGTTACCTCAGCATAGTCAAATGGTCCTGATGCTTATTAATATTGGATTTTCTGAAAATCACTCTAGTTCTCCGTATGAGTATAGGCTCATTGAGAACGCGTAAAAATAATTCAACCAATCTCAGTAAAAATACTGGATGTGTAATTTTATGCGTCTTGAAGTCAGCGTAAAATTCCAAAGAAAGGATTGCAACATCTCAGGGAAACTATTTAGACTCCTGAACATTTAGTGTCACAGCAAGACGAGACCACATGAAAGTATTGATTACTGGCTCTAGTGGCTTGATCGGTTCAGAAGCGGTGGAATACTACGATCGCACTGGACATCAGGTGATTGGAGTAGACAACAACATGAGAGCAACCTTCTTTGGCACCCAGGGTGATACTCTGTGGAACCTAAAGCGGCTGCAAGACGGAACCTCTCAGTTTCTGCATTACAACATCGATATCCGCGATCGAGAAAGCGTGTTTGAGCTATTCCAGGCGCACACTTTCGATTTGATTATTCACTGTGCGGCTCAGCCTTCCCATGATAAAGCCTGTCAGATTCCTTTACTAGATTTTGAAGTCAACGCTCTGGGAACCGTAAATCTACTCGAAGCGACTCGCCAGTTCTGCCCGGAAGCCGTCTTCATTCACATGAGCACCAACAAAGTCTACGGAGACTCACCGAACGAGATCCCACGGGTTGAATTGGAGAAACGGTACGACTACGCAAATCCAGAAGATTTTCATGGAGTTGCTGAAACTTGCAGAATCGATCGCACCTTGCACTCGCTGTTTGGCGCATCGAAGACAGCAGCAGATGTAGTCGCTCAAGAGTACGGTCGCTACTTCGGGATGAAAGTGGGTGTGTTTCGGGGAGGTTGCTTAACCGGACCTTCACATTCTGGAGTCGAGCTTCATGGATTTTTGTCTTATCTGGTGAAAGTTGCACTGACGGGCAGAACTTACAAAGTTTTTGGTTATAAAGGTAAGCAAGTCCGCGACAACATCCATAGCTACGATGTGATTCAAGCGTTTGAAGCATTTCGTCGCAATCCTAGACCTGGTGAAGTCTATAACCTGGGTGGAGGACGCGAAAACAGTGTCTCGATGATGGAAGCCTTCGATTGGGTCGAATCGATCAGCGGTCGCAAGGTGGACTGGGTTTATGTTGAGGAAAACCGCATCGGCGATCACATCTGCTATATCTCTGATTTACGCAAGCTGAAGTCACACTTCCCAGAGTGGAGCATCACTCGCAGTCTGTCAGACATCTTTGAGGAGATGGTGGCAGCAGAGGTCGATCGACTTGCAGTGACCGTATAGACGATTAGGGCGGGTAACAGTTAAACGCAGCATCTACGATGATTTCAATTGAAATCGAGTAAACGCAAATGGATATCTCAGAGAAAACGGCTTGTCTGCTCATCAACAGCGATAAGGGGCTTGCATCCGTTTTGTTCAAGCATCAGGAAGCAATCATCGACTTGAAATGGCACCGTTCTGTTTCACCTTCAGCAGCGAGATCGTCGTTCTTGAAGGTGAGCAGGTAATGTGTGCAATTGCTCCTGCATGTAGGTTCATCAAACAAAAACGCTGCGAAAGTTGAGGCATTTAGGTTATGACAGAACGGTATGCGATGCGATCCACGGAGAGTCCACAACCTGAACATCAAGATCGATTTATGATCTTCGATTTGGATGCACGGGGACATCATCCTGGATATATTCAGCATTTGGTGAAGTATTGGTGTGAAAATGACCTGCCAGGGCATTTAGACGTGCTGGTGTCTCAGGTTTTCATCCAAAGACATCCACACATTGTTGCACTGGCGGATCAGCGTCCGAATATTCGGTTTGTCTCGATCTCGAAGTCGGAACAAGCAAAGCTTGTCAGCAGCGATGATCTTGGCAGTTCATTCAAGGGACGAATTATTCGAGCATTCCAGGAGTGGAAGATTGTTCGCAAATATGCGCTTTCACTAGGAACCACGCACATCTTTCTGATGTACCTCGATCGCGTTCTACTTCGCATGGCGTTAGGTGTGAAGCTGCCTTGTGCGATGAGCGTGATTTACTTTCGTCCGCTCCTGCACTATGCAGTCTTTCCGAACTATAGTCTGGAAGGTAAAGAGGGCTTCTGGCAATGGCGCGATCGCGTCTGTCTTGCTCGATTTTTGCCGCTTGCCAAACTGCAAACGGTGTTCTGCCTCGACCAATTTGCTGTAGACTACATCAATCAAGTGTACAACACGACGAAAGCGGTTCATCTTGCTGATCCCGTCCAGCGGTACAATCACACCGATGTAGAAGCTGAGGCATTGAGAACTCAGTTAGGCATCGAACCGGGTCGGAGCGTTTTTCTGATGTTTGGTGCATTGGAAAACGATCGTAAAGGATTGAAGGAGACTTTAGAGGCGATCGAACAATTGCCGCCTGCACTGTGTCGGCGCATGACGATTCTACTCGCGGGAACCATTACTGGAGA contains:
- a CDS encoding sugar transferase, giving the protein MAFQVSPPESLKHTATVSESRARDLRSPVSFQFRQGSFVGWIRICLLLVLDLSLMYAAWQIAQVSGTDLSVSLHIEDRVISYLPTAFLTIGVFSVVGLYREGEGWRDATKVMTTLLLVHSAIALTTLLPNPSQARLLLPFAWFTGLSIVLTIASRFMMHWSIQSVRQVGVVRHPIFIFCQPDQAKRVVPVLGRRHHYTVSGWNEPQQLSDEYRASTVRRLKQLGVCEVFLCTQLPARELMLIYWDLRNAGITLHICVLISNPVQESQIWQMPELYTATFAPPTISGIEFQVKRCFDFIASVAFLLLTFPLYTIIAVLIRLDSPGPIFFRQTRIGLQNRPFKVWKFRTMVVNAAELQKELESKNENRDGVLFKMKDDPRITRVGKFLRRYSLDELPQVFNILVGEMSFVGPRPLPLRDVEKFSEHDYIRHAVLPGITGMWQVSGRSNIDNFEDVLRLDMVYIKDWSLWLDLKIILQTIRVVLQKTGAY
- a CDS encoding NAD-dependent epimerase/dehydratase family protein, whose product is MKVLITGSSGLIGSEAVEYYDRTGHQVIGVDNNMRATFFGTQGDTLWNLKRLQDGTSQFLHYNIDIRDRESVFELFQAHTFDLIIHCAAQPSHDKACQIPLLDFEVNALGTVNLLEATRQFCPEAVFIHMSTNKVYGDSPNEIPRVELEKRYDYANPEDFHGVAETCRIDRTLHSLFGASKTAADVVAQEYGRYFGMKVGVFRGGCLTGPSHSGVELHGFLSYLVKVALTGRTYKVFGYKGKQVRDNIHSYDVIQAFEAFRRNPRPGEVYNLGGGRENSVSMMEAFDWVESISGRKVDWVYVEENRIGDHICYISDLRKLKSHFPEWSITRSLSDIFEEMVAAEVDRLAVTV